One window from the genome of Pyrus communis chromosome 16, drPyrComm1.1, whole genome shotgun sequence encodes:
- the LOC137721201 gene encoding ACT domain-containing protein ACR10-like: protein MGILHEDVVVINQAEKAGEPTVITVNCPDKTGLECDLCRVILLFGLSICRGDVSTDGKWCYIVFWVVGKPSTRWNLLTKRLLAACPSYFSTSGIFYYRPENQQPKPPDVFLLKFWCSYERDGLLHDVTEVLCELELTINSVKVSTTPDGRVMDLFFITDTREILHTKRRQDETIDSLKAVLCNALLSCEIELAGSEVTACSQGSPYLPSAITEEIFSLELPNGRLSRSVASNPVSVTVDNHLSPSHTLVQIFCQDHKGLIYDIMRTLKDYNIQVRYGRFCANPRGNCELDLFIMQADGKKIVDPKKQNALSSRLRMELLRPLRVAVVSRGPDTELLVANPVESSGRGRPLVFYDITLALKVLKTRIFSVKIGRHMIRDREWEVYRILLDEGVGSPVPRNKIEEGVRNKLMGWE from the exons ATGGGGATTTTGCACGAGGACGTTGTGGTAATTAACCAGGCGGAGAAGGCTGGGGAGCCCACTGTCATCACTGTGAATTGTCCTGACAAGACTGGGTTGGAATGTGATTTGTGCAGAGTTATATTGCTGTTTGGCCTCAGCATTTGCAGGGGAG ATGTTTCAACAGATGGGAAATGGTGCTACATAGTGTTTTGGGTGGTGGGGAAACCAAGCACAAGGTGGAATTTGTTGACAAAGAGACTGTTGGCAGCGTGTCCATCGTATTTTTCGACTTCTGGAATATTCTATTACCGGCCCGAAAACCAGCAGCCTAAGCCACCGGATGTGTTCCTTTTGAAGTTCTGGTGTTCTTATGAACGGGACGGACTATTGCATG ATGTCACTGAGGTTCTCTGTGAGCTGGAGCTCACTATAAACAGCGTGAAGGTATCGACTACCCCAGATGGGAGAGTAATGGACCTTTTCTTCATTACAGATACTAG AGAAATTCTTCATACAAAAAGAAGACAAGATGAAACGATTGATTCTCTGAAGGCTGTTTTATGCAATGCTTTGTTGAGTTGCGAAATTGAGTTGGCCGGATCAGAAGTTACAGCGTGTTCACAGGGTTCTCCGTATCTTCCTTCTGCTATTACCGAAGAAATATTCAGCTTAGAGCTGCCCAACGGACGCCTAAGCAGATCTGTTGCCTCCAACCCCGTTTCAGTAACCGTGGACAATCACCTTAGCCCATCTCACACACTTGTTCAAATCTTCTGCCAAGATCATAAAGGTCTCATATATGACATCATGAGAACCCTGAAGGATTACAATATTCAG GTTCGTTATGGACGATTCTGTGCTAACCCAAGAGGAAATTGTGAGTTAGACTTGTTCATAATGCAAGCAGATGGGAAGAAGATTGTTGACCCAAAAAAGCAAAATGCATTATCTTCCCGCTTGAGAATGGAGCTTCTGCGTCCTCTTAGAGTGGCTGTGGTGAGCCGTGGTCCTGACACTGAGCTGCTGGTTGCTAACCCCGTTGAGTCGTCTGGCAGGGGCCGTCCTCTTGTCTTTTATGATATCACACTCGCCCTCAAAGTTCTAAAAACACGCATATTTTCC GTTAAGATAGGCAGACACATGATCCGGGATCGAGAGTGGGAAGTATACAGAATCCTGCTAGATGAAGGAGTTGGTTCTCCAGTGCCAAGGAACAAAATTGAGGAAGGTGTAAGAAACAAGTTGATGGGATGGGAATAG
- the LOC137720983 gene encoding protein SEEDLING PLASTID DEVELOPMENT 1-like gives MRALSSQCVLVDLQSSWQSANQIPISTLCYLQNSKFTSAVSSTFRRTRGGHKPVASSKSSTPWIPSPEIRRPSDRFYSGNGLISNSPNLNPASTSQPEAASELGMLLELLPLRMRSELYRHEEIGELVEVVMDLGRSPIARFPSGDWVISEKPVNLEDLRHAVSKVSEFSDDNRSGINNSLHRISAIRNRKKQIIGLTCRVGRAVSGSAEIIRDLVEGGGSILVIGPPGVGKTTLIREIARMLADDHMKRVVIVDTSNEIGGDGDVPHAGIGRARRMQVPNVNMQHNVMIEAVENHMPETIIIDEIGTELEALAASTIAQRGVQLVGTAHGMTIDNVMKNPSLQILVGGIESVTLGDEEARRRKVQKTILERRGPPTFTCAVEIISKTELRVHHRLDATVDAILAGKPPLFEIRRVDADAGGSRKSISIPEKSYLQVSDFTVKKNIDAADIESDKEDLDHSPTRSKKLSSKRSVKKRSWPVCVYAYKILEADLLQVAKVMGLEDEIEVTDDIGTADVIIASSYEMKQNPWIRSVTKFHDLPVFVMKSNTMAQMVKAVRMILEMESVGSLRKQLVNSSFDIEIEDDAPNRKPSLEEIDALEEVRLAIEYIVIPGGEPVELLPRCSEIIARQLELVESYQLAAENSGTEMNPRLQILPMRLNKKKASKPVKSGSSFLEVINSRSLTGGGGGTSVTRLPIISE, from the exons ATGAGAGCTTTGAGCTCGCAATGCGTGCTCGTTGATTTGCAGAGCTCATGGCAATCGGCGAACCAGATCCCAATCTCGACCCTCTGCTACCTTCAGAACTCCAAATTCACCTCTGCAGTCTCTTCGACATTTCGTCGAACACGCGGTGGCCATAAGCCGGTTGCTTCGTCCAAATCCTCCACCCCATGGATTCCGTCCCCGGAGATTCGGAGGCCGTCCGATCGGTTCTATTCCGGAAATGGGTTGATTTCGAATTCTCCGAATTTGAATCCGGCTTCCACGTCGCAGCCGGAGGCGGCTTCGGAGCTGGGAATGTTACTTGAATTGTTGCCTTTGAGGATGAGGAGTGAGCTGTACAGGCACGAGGAGATTGGCGAGCTCGTTGAGGTTGTGATGGATTTGGGGAGGAGTCCGATTGCGAGGTTTCCTTCCGGTGATTGGGTGATCTCCGAAAAGCCGGTGAATCTTGAAGATCTACGGCACGCTGTATCGAAG GTTAGTGAGTTTTCAGATGACAACCGTTCAGGTATTAACAATTCACTACACCGGATAAGTGCTATTCGAAACCGGAAAAAGCAAATCATTGGCCTCACGTGCCGAGTGGGACGAGCTGTGTCAGGAAGCGCTGAGATTATACGTGACTTGGTTGAGGGCGGCGGTTCCATCTTGGTCATTGGACCTCCTGGAGTTGGGAAGACAACCTTAATCAG AGAAATTGCTAGAATGCTGGCAGATGATCATATGAAGCGTGTTGTGATTGTGGATACATCGAATGAGATTGGTGGAGACGGAGATGTTCCTCACGCAGGAATAGGTCGTGCAAGGAGGATGCAAGTTCCTAATGTCAATATGCAGCATAAT GTTATGATTGAAGCAGTGGAAAACCATATGCCCGAAACGATCATAATAGATGAAATTGGAACAGAACTTGAAGCATTGGCCGCCAGTACTATTGCTCAAAGAGGAGTCCAACTAGTTGGAACAGCACATGGAATGACGATAGACAACGTAATGAAAAATCCTTCTCTACAGATCCTTGTCGGTGGCATAGAG AGTGTGACACTTGGTGATGAAGAAGCAAGAAGAAGGAAGGTACAGAAGACAATTCTGGAAAGAAGGGGGCCTCCTACATTTACATGTGCTGTGGAGATTATATCTAAAACAGAACTTCGTGTGCATCACAGATTAGATGCAACTGTTGATGCTATACTGGCTG GAAAACCTCCTTTGTTTGAAATCCGTCGTGTTGATGCAGATGCTGGTGGCTCTCGCAAGTCCATTTCAATACCTGAAAAGAGCTATCTACAAGTGTCTGATTTTACTGTTAAAAAGAACATTGATGCCGCTGATATAGAGTCTGACAAGGAAGATCTAGACCATTCCCCTACACGGTCCAAAAAATTGAGCAGCAAAAGATCTGTGAAGAAGAGGAGTTGGCCGGTTTGTGTATATGCATACAAG ATCCTTGAAGCCGATCTTCTACAAGTAGCAAAGGTAATGGGGCTTGAAGATGAAATAGAAGTAACTGATGATATCGGAACAGCTGATGTAATAATAGCATCCAGTTATGAAATGAAACAGAACCCATGGATCCGCAGTGTAACAAAGTTCCACGACTTGCCTGTATTTGTCATGAAG TCAAATACCATGGCACAAATGGTCAAGGCAGTTCGGATGATTCTTGAAATGGAATCTGTTGGCTCTTTGCGAAAGCAGTTAGTCAATAGTTCTTTCGACATTGAAATTGAAGATGATGCCCCGAATAGAAAACCATCTTTGGAAGAGATTGATGCATTGGAG GAGGTTCGACTTGCGATTGAGTACATCGTGATTCCTGGTGGAGAGCCAGTAGAGCTTCTCCCAAGATGCTCTGAAATAATCGCCCGACAGCTTGAGCTAGTGGAAAGTTATCAGCTGGCTGCTGAAAATTCAGGCACCGAGATGAATCCAAGGTTGCAGATTCTTCCGATGagattaaacaaaaagaaagcttCAAAACCTGTTAAATCCGGTTCAAGTTTTCTGGAGGTGATTAACTCTAGATCACTAACCGGCGGAGGTGGAGGAACCAGTGTTACTAGGCTACCTATTATATCTGAATAG
- the LOC137719489 gene encoding 3-hydroxyisobutyryl-CoA hydrolase 1-like: MIARLSELLLAYENNANVKLIIVKGNGRAFSAGGDLATIHGHFLNGNLRFGARVSQTLLTLTYLITTLSKPQVSFLNGIVMGGGAGISVHGKFRVATENSVFAMPETDLGFFPDVGASYFLSRLPGFFGEYLGLTGANLDGAEMLACGLATHYVPSAKLSLLEEALTCRVASSTSSICDLASTVSAIIDEYSLKKPALSEKSAYYKKGIIDKCFSKPTVEEILSALEEELTKANTRAGDHKEWLAAAIQSLKKASPMSSKITLRSIREGRVQGIGECLVREYRITCHILQGEISKDFREGCRATLWDKDKKPKWKPSKLELITDDMVEHYFSKLDGDDRDWKELKLPTISKLPVFANSKL; encoded by the exons ATGATTGCTCGGCTCTCCGAATTATTACTTGCCTATGAGAACAATGCCAACGTCAAATTGATCATTGTCAAAGGTAACGGACGAGCATTTTCTGCCGGCGGTGATTTAGCGACTATTCACGGCCATTTTCTTAATGGAAATTTGAGATTTGGCGCAAGAGTTAGTCAGACGCTGCTTACCTTGACCTACTTGATAACAACACTCAGTAAACCACAG GTTTCATTTCTTAATGGGATTGTGATGGGAGGTGGTGCTGGTATTTCAGTGCACGGAAAATTCCGTGTAGCAACTGAGAATTCAGTCTTCGCAATGCCGGAAACAGATCTGGGATTCTTTCCCGATGTTGGTGCCTCTTATTTCTTGTCAAGACTTCCTGGATTTTTTGGTGAGTATTTGGGTCTTACAGGTGCAAATTTGGATGGTGCTGAAATGCTTGCATGTGGCCTAGCGACTCACTATGTGCCCTCAGCCAAATTGTCTTTACTGGAAGAAGCTTTGACATGCCGAGTAGCTTCATCTACTTCATCAATCTGTGATCTTGCTTCTACTGTTTCAGCAATTATAGATGAATACTCGCTGAAGAAACCAGCTTTGAGTGAAAAAAGTGCTTATTACAAAAAGGGTATTATTGACAAGTGCTTTTCTAAACCGACAGTGGAAGAAATTTTAAGTGCCCTTGAGGAGGAACTTACTAAGGCAAACACGAGGGCTGGTGATCATAAAGAATGGTTAGCTGCAGCAATTCAATCGCTGAAGAAGGCATCGCCGATGAGTTCGAAGATTACTTTAAGATCCATTAGGGAAGGCAGGGTGCAAGGAATCGGTGAATGCCTCGTTCGCGAGTACCGAATAACTTGTCATATTCTGCAAGGGGAGATCAGCAAGGACTTCAGAGAGGGTTGTAGAGCTACTTTGTGGGACAAGGATAAGAAACCAAAATGGAAGCCTTCTAAGTTGGAGCTCATCACTGATGATATGGTTGAGCACTACTTCTCTAAGCTGGATGGTGATGATAGAGACTGGAAAGAATTAAAGCTCCCTACAATATCCAAATTGCCTGTATTTGCCAATTCCAAGCTTTGA